The Equus caballus isolate H_3958 breed thoroughbred chromosome 12, TB-T2T, whole genome shotgun sequence genome contains a region encoding:
- the LRRC10B gene encoding leucine-rich repeat-containing protein 10B, producing the protein MGIAESTPDELPSDAEEQLRSGDQQLELSGRRLRRLPSAVCALSRLQKLYVSGTGLRELPEEIEELRELRILALDFNKLERLPDGLCRLPRLTRLYLGGNRLLALPADFAQLQSLRCLWIEGNFLRRFPRPLLRLVALQSLQMGDNRLRALPAELPRMTGLRGLWLYGNRFEEFPPALLRMGRLHILDLDRNRLGGFPDLHPLRALRVFSYDHNPVTGPPRVADTVFLVGEGAVERMAERDEPTPRPPPRRPARAFEDEEEEDLLIGGGGSRALGSPRGSLRALEAAPGLGT; encoded by the coding sequence ATGGGCATCGCCGAGTCCACGCCGGACGAGCTGCCGTCGGACGCGGAGGAGCAGCTGCGCAGCGGCGATCAGCAGCTGGAGCTGAGCGGGAGGCGGCTGCGGCGGCTGCCCAGCGCCGTGTGCGCGCTGAGCCGCCTGCAGAAGCTGTACGTGAGCGGCACGGGGCTGCGCGAGCTGCCCGAGGAGATCGAGGAGCTGCGCGAGCTGCGCATCCTGGCGCTCGACTTCAACAAACTCGAGCGCCTGCCCGACGGCCTGTGTCGCCTGCCGCGCCTCACGCGCCTCTACCTGGGCGGCAACAGGCTGCTGGCGCTGCCCGCCGACTTCGCGCAGCTGCAGAGCCTGCGCTGCCTCTGGATCGAGGGCAACTTCCTGCGGCGCTTCCCGCGGCCGCTGCTGCGCCTGGTGGCGCTACAGTCGCTGCAGATGGGCGATAACCGGCTGCGCGCGCTGCCCGCCGAGCTGCCGCGCATGACGGGCCTGCGTGGCCTCTGGCTCTACGGGAACCGCTTCGAGGAGTTCCCGCCCGCGCTGCTGCGCATGGGCCGCCTGCACATCCTCGACCTGGACCGCAACCGCCTGGGCGGCTTCCCCGACCTGCACCCGCTGCGCGCCCTGCGCGTCTTTTCCTACGACCACAACCCGGTGACCGGGCCCCCGCGCGTCGCTGACACCGTCTTCCTCGTGGGCGAGGGCGCCGTCGAGCGCATGGCCGAGCGCGACGAGCCCACGCCCCGGCCGCCGCCCCGGCGCCCAGCGCGAGCCtttgaggatgaggaggaagaagactTGCTCATAGGGGGCGGGGGCTCCCGGGCTCTGGGGTCCCCCAGAGGCAGCCTCCGTGCCCTGGAAGCCGCTCCAGGACTGGGCACCTGA